Proteins from a genomic interval of Streptomyces sp. NBC_00820:
- a CDS encoding ATP-binding protein — MISHPSRHCTVELQALPSRIGQVRRIVSAQLRYWHLDPLIDRAALGVTELLSNVHRHARPDKSCTVELELLPDRLTVSVRDHDPRLPVVADTAQTPDVAPLATCGRGLAMVAAVSESWGARPDGDNGKVVWFTLPAPSAALGQPARSPGRRPEPPPTPRLTEVERTQPVGAPVQEPSVVHVSSVVHAPVTAPAVTASAPARSAVPG, encoded by the coding sequence GTGATCAGTCACCCAAGCAGGCACTGCACGGTGGAGCTCCAAGCCCTGCCGTCGCGGATCGGCCAGGTCCGCAGAATCGTATCTGCGCAGTTGCGCTACTGGCATCTGGACCCGTTGATAGACCGCGCCGCGCTCGGTGTGACCGAGCTGCTGAGCAACGTCCACCGGCACGCCCGGCCCGACAAGTCGTGCACCGTCGAACTGGAACTGCTGCCCGACCGGCTCACCGTCTCGGTGCGCGACCACGATCCACGGCTTCCGGTGGTGGCCGACACGGCGCAGACGCCGGACGTCGCGCCGCTGGCCACCTGCGGCCGGGGCCTGGCGATGGTGGCCGCGGTGAGCGAGAGCTGGGGCGCGCGTCCGGACGGCGACAACGGCAAGGTCGTGTGGTTCACGCTGCCCGCGCCCTCCGCGGCGCTCGGGCAGCCGGCCCGCTCGCCCGGCCGCAGACCCGAGCCGCCGCCCACGCCCCGGCTCACCGAGGTGGAGCGAACGCAGCCTGTCGGCGCGCCTGTTCAGGAACCCTCGGTCGTCCACGTCTCGTCCGTCGTCCACGCCCCGGTCACGGCGCCCGCCGTGACGGCATCCGCTCCCGCCCGGTCGGCCGTTCCCGGCTGA